From Thermoflavifilum aggregans, a single genomic window includes:
- the fumC gene encoding class II fumarate hydratase, whose product MEYRIEKDTLGEVKVPADVYWGAQTERSLENFPIARDINRMPIEIIRAFAYLKKAAALTNADLGVLSREKAELIAKVCDEILEGKLDDQFPLVVWQTGSGTQTNMNVNEVIANRAHVMQGGKLTDYPKVLHPNDDVNKSQSSNDTFPTAMHIAAYKMLVELTLPGIQKLRDTLAEKSKAFWKIVKIGRTHFMDATPLTLGQEFSGYVSQLDHGIRAIQHTLPHLAELALGGTAVGTGINTPPGFAVKVAEKIATLTGLPFVTAENKFESLAAHDAIVEAHGALKTVAVSLMKIANDIRMLSSGPRCGIGEIHLPENEPGSSIMPGKVNPTQCEALTMVAAQVLGNDVAINVGGSNGHFELNVFKPMIIYNFLHSAKLIGQACLSFNDRCAVGIEPIHENIQRHLQNSLMLVTALNPKIGYYKAAEIAQKAHREHKTLKQAAVELGYVKPEEFDEWVDPMKMVGNLD is encoded by the coding sequence ATGGAATACCGCATTGAAAAAGACACACTGGGCGAGGTGAAGGTGCCTGCAGATGTATACTGGGGTGCTCAAACGGAACGCTCGCTGGAAAATTTTCCCATTGCACGTGATATCAACCGTATGCCCATTGAAATTATCCGTGCATTTGCCTATCTGAAAAAAGCCGCAGCGCTAACCAATGCCGATCTGGGGGTGCTGAGCCGCGAAAAAGCCGAACTCATAGCAAAGGTGTGCGATGAAATACTGGAAGGCAAACTGGATGATCAGTTTCCGCTGGTGGTTTGGCAAACCGGGTCGGGCACACAAACCAACATGAATGTCAATGAAGTTATTGCCAATCGCGCTCACGTCATGCAGGGAGGCAAACTCACCGATTATCCCAAGGTGCTTCATCCCAATGATGATGTAAACAAATCGCAATCATCCAACGACACTTTTCCTACAGCTATGCATATTGCAGCCTACAAAATGCTGGTGGAGCTGACGTTGCCGGGTATTCAAAAGTTGCGGGATACGCTGGCTGAAAAGTCAAAAGCATTCTGGAAAATTGTGAAAATCGGACGTACGCATTTCATGGATGCAACGCCGCTTACGCTCGGGCAGGAATTCAGCGGTTACGTGTCACAACTTGATCATGGCATCCGCGCTATTCAGCATACCCTGCCGCATCTGGCCGAGTTGGCACTGGGCGGCACAGCTGTGGGAACGGGCATCAACACGCCTCCGGGCTTTGCTGTGAAAGTGGCTGAGAAAATTGCAACCCTCACCGGACTGCCTTTTGTTACTGCAGAAAATAAATTTGAATCACTTGCTGCACACGATGCAATTGTGGAAGCCCATGGAGCCCTGAAAACTGTAGCCGTAAGCCTTATGAAGATTGCCAATGATATTCGTATGCTCAGTTCAGGTCCCCGTTGTGGTATTGGTGAAATTCATCTTCCTGAGAATGAACCCGGCTCTTCCATCATGCCCGGAAAGGTAAATCCCACCCAGTGTGAAGCGTTGACCATGGTGGCAGCACAGGTATTGGGCAATGATGTTGCCATCAATGTGGGTGGCAGCAATGGCCATTTTGAGCTGAATGTATTCAAGCCCATGATTATTTACAATTTTCTCCATTCCGCCAAACTCATTGGCCAGGCCTGCCTGTCGTTCAATGATCGTTGTGCAGTTGGCATTGAACCTATCCATGAAAACATTCAGCGGCATCTGCAAAATTCATTGATGCTCGTTACGGCCCTGAATCCGAAAATTGGCTATTACAAAGCAGCTGAAATTGCACAAAAAGCGCATCGTGAACACAAAACCCTGAAACAGGCTGCCGTGGAACTGGGATATGTGAAGCCTGAAGAGTTTGATGAGTGGGTGGATCCGATGAAAATGGTAGGTAATCTGGATTGA
- a CDS encoding zinc-binding alcohol dehydrogenase family protein, which translates to MRRFFMHTWILEKPGLFSRTEPGHMADPAAGEVLVKVHRMGLCGTDYHAYQGEQPYFAYPRLLGHELGVEVIATGEDVQQIAAGDRCAVRPYLACGRCDACLRGYTNACEQMQVLGVHVDGGLQLYLKLPASQLHKSSTLSFDALALVEPLSIGAHAVHRARLQADDRVLILGAGPIGLAVATFAGLHQLQKLAVADLQAQRLSFLQKLSFPQRPSPVLLSQEPMEQICAAFDGKKPTVIFDATGNARSMEQCFSYAAQGARIIYVGLCQQHLSFSDPLFHQKELTLFASRNSLPADFAYIIELLESGHLQVQAWVTHRYPLAQLPQAFEAIHQTRDDICLKAMIDMET; encoded by the coding sequence GTGAGACGCTTTTTTATGCATACCTGGATATTGGAAAAGCCGGGACTGTTTTCCCGCACTGAACCTGGCCACATGGCCGACCCTGCTGCAGGCGAGGTGCTGGTGAAAGTTCATCGGATGGGTTTGTGTGGTACCGACTACCATGCATACCAGGGCGAGCAACCGTATTTCGCATATCCCCGTCTGTTGGGACATGAGTTAGGGGTGGAGGTGATCGCAACAGGCGAAGATGTGCAACAGATAGCCGCAGGTGACCGTTGTGCAGTGAGACCCTATCTAGCCTGTGGACGTTGCGATGCCTGCCTGCGAGGATATACAAATGCCTGCGAACAGATGCAGGTACTGGGCGTGCATGTGGATGGCGGGCTGCAGTTGTATCTGAAGCTGCCCGCCTCTCAGCTTCATAAATCCTCCACACTTTCTTTTGATGCATTAGCTCTGGTAGAGCCTCTCAGCATCGGTGCCCATGCTGTGCATCGGGCGCGGTTGCAAGCCGATGATCGGGTGCTGATTCTAGGTGCAGGGCCTATTGGCCTGGCGGTAGCTACCTTTGCCGGATTGCATCAGCTGCAAAAACTGGCAGTGGCCGATCTGCAGGCACAGCGCCTTAGCTTTCTGCAAAAACTTAGTTTTCCCCAAAGGCCCTCGCCGGTATTGCTCAGCCAGGAGCCTATGGAACAGATTTGCGCCGCTTTTGATGGCAAAAAGCCTACTGTGATCTTCGATGCCACCGGAAATGCCCGCTCCATGGAGCAGTGCTTCTCTTACGCAGCGCAGGGTGCCAGAATCATTTATGTGGGCTTGTGTCAGCAACATCTTTCCTTTTCAGATCCCCTCTTTCACCAGAAAGAACTCACATTATTTGCCAGCCGCAACAGCCTGCCCGCAGATTTTGCATATATTATCGAACTGTTGGAAAGCGGCCACCTTCAGGTTCAGGCATGGGTTACCCACCGCTATCCCCTTGCACAACTTCCCCAAGCCTTTGAAGCAATCCACCAAACCCGGGATGATATATGCCTGAAAGCAATGATAGATATGGAAACATAA
- a CDS encoding SusE domain-containing protein, giving the protein MRNISFHRLLMTVAGLLIITGYSACKKDEIRAVLQLPKAAPTLQSSATTLVLDSSQASQTAVTFSWAPVNYGYNADVTYTLQFDVPADSFHNPVNVTAGINKTSFSFTVADFNTLAIQSLGLPFGQSGTVLVRLASNVNQFNGNPSLVPTVYSDSLVLQVTPYQVVINYPSLWVPGDYQGWNPAAAPKVASVKANGIYEGYVYFPPGGTFQFKFTSAPDWSHINYGDGGNMTLDAAAGTASGNLSTDGGAGNLQVPGTGYYRLIANTGNLTWSATRTTWSVIGDATPGGWSTDTDMTFDPSTQTWSVTVNLVSSGSFKFRANHAWDINFGFDNGQLIYNGSNIPVPSDGKYLITLNLSVAGNYTFSMKKVN; this is encoded by the coding sequence ATGCGTAACATATCTTTTCATCGCCTGCTGATGACCGTTGCTGGACTCCTGATCATCACAGGTTATTCGGCCTGTAAAAAAGATGAAATACGGGCTGTGCTGCAGCTGCCCAAAGCAGCTCCTACACTGCAAAGCTCGGCTACCACACTGGTACTCGATAGCTCTCAGGCCAGCCAGACAGCCGTTACCTTTAGCTGGGCACCGGTGAATTACGGTTACAATGCCGATGTGACCTATACCCTGCAATTTGATGTGCCTGCCGATAGTTTTCACAATCCGGTAAACGTGACGGCAGGGATCAACAAAACGAGCTTTTCTTTTACTGTGGCCGATTTCAATACCTTGGCCATCCAAAGTCTGGGTTTGCCTTTCGGCCAATCCGGCACGGTGCTGGTAAGGCTGGCCAGTAACGTAAATCAGTTTAATGGAAACCCCTCCCTGGTACCTACGGTTTATTCTGATTCGCTGGTGCTGCAGGTAACGCCCTACCAGGTGGTCATCAATTATCCCTCGCTGTGGGTGCCGGGCGACTATCAGGGCTGGAATCCGGCCGCAGCCCCCAAAGTGGCTTCGGTGAAAGCCAACGGCATATATGAAGGCTATGTGTATTTTCCACCCGGCGGCACCTTCCAGTTTAAATTCACCAGTGCACCCGACTGGAGCCATATCAACTATGGAGATGGGGGCAACATGACACTCGATGCTGCCGCCGGCACAGCTTCCGGAAATCTCAGCACTGATGGTGGCGCCGGCAACCTGCAAGTACCCGGCACGGGTTACTACCGCCTCATTGCCAATACCGGCAACCTCACCTGGAGCGCAACCCGCACCACATGGTCCGTAATTGGCGATGCTACACCCGGGGGCTGGAGCACCGATACGGATATGACTTTCGATCCTTCCACGCAAACCTGGAGCGTGACCGTAAACTTGGTGAGCAGTGGTAGCTTCAAGTTCAGGGCTAACCATGCATGGGATATCAACTTTGGTTTTGATAATGGCCAGCTAATCTACAACGGCAGCAATATTCCAGTACCCAGCGATGGCAAATACCTGATCACACTCAACCTGAGTGTGGCCGGGAATTATACCTTCAGCATGAAAAAAGTGAATTAG
- a CDS encoding RagB/SusD family nutrient uptake outer membrane protein, translating into MKRIKQYLIIGLATVGLWGLDSCTKDLSRLPYIQVTSATVFSNPQSIKQALAKLYAGLTLSGQDQVNEPDIQASDIGSNTFFRNFWEAEELPTDEAVISWNDADLQQYHLMNWTANMSFLKLMYNRVFFEVAACNEFLREMDKLDLSKFSPQDTVNFATYKAEARFLRAFAYWVALDFFGNSPFATENDPVGKFLPPQISRADLFKYVESELLDIQNLLPDPGQNEYGRADKACAWFLLARLYLNAQVYTGQARWTDCITYCNKIIQSGAYHLASNYAQLFEIDNRQTGEIIFPLRANGLTSQSYGNTTFLVHAAVGGNMNASDYGITGGWAGLRTTKNLVNLFPNGDSSVDKRAMFYTNGQTLEISDIKDFSNGYAITKFKNIDSHGNPGSDPTGTFVDLDFPLFRLGEVYLMYAEAVVRGGSGGDVNTAVNYINQLRQRAYRNTSGNITASDLTPDFILDERARELYWEAIRRTDLIRFGKFTSSTYLWPWKGGVKNGQGVDAHLNLYPISADDIIANPHLTQNPGY; encoded by the coding sequence ATGAAACGCATCAAACAATATCTCATCATTGGGCTGGCTACTGTAGGTTTGTGGGGACTTGATTCTTGTACCAAAGACCTGAGCCGCCTGCCTTACATACAGGTTACATCAGCTACGGTATTCAGCAACCCGCAAAGCATCAAACAAGCTCTGGCTAAACTTTACGCCGGCCTTACACTTAGCGGACAGGATCAGGTGAACGAGCCCGATATCCAGGCTTCTGATATAGGATCTAATACTTTTTTCCGCAATTTCTGGGAAGCGGAAGAACTGCCTACGGACGAAGCCGTGATTTCCTGGAATGATGCCGATTTGCAGCAGTATCATCTGATGAACTGGACAGCCAATATGAGTTTTCTGAAACTCATGTACAACCGGGTATTTTTTGAAGTTGCTGCCTGCAATGAGTTTCTCCGGGAAATGGATAAACTTGACCTCTCCAAATTCTCACCACAGGATACGGTTAATTTTGCCACTTACAAAGCAGAGGCCCGCTTTCTTCGTGCATTTGCCTATTGGGTGGCACTCGATTTCTTTGGCAATTCACCTTTTGCCACGGAAAACGATCCGGTGGGTAAATTTCTTCCTCCTCAGATCAGCCGGGCCGATTTGTTTAAATATGTGGAAAGTGAGTTGCTGGATATTCAAAACCTGCTGCCCGATCCAGGGCAAAATGAATATGGCCGGGCGGATAAAGCCTGTGCCTGGTTTTTGCTCGCCAGGTTATATCTGAATGCCCAGGTCTACACCGGCCAGGCACGATGGACAGATTGCATCACCTATTGCAATAAAATCATCCAATCCGGTGCTTATCACCTGGCCAGCAACTATGCCCAGCTGTTTGAAATTGACAACCGGCAAACCGGTGAAATCATCTTCCCACTTCGTGCCAACGGGCTCACTTCCCAATCGTATGGCAACACCACCTTCCTGGTGCATGCGGCTGTGGGTGGAAATATGAATGCCAGTGACTACGGAATTACCGGCGGCTGGGCTGGACTGCGTACCACCAAAAATCTAGTGAACCTGTTCCCCAATGGCGACAGCTCAGTGGATAAGCGGGCTATGTTTTATACCAATGGCCAGACACTGGAAATCAGCGACATAAAGGACTTCAGCAACGGTTATGCCATAACCAAGTTTAAAAACATAGACTCACATGGTAATCCAGGTTCTGATCCCACCGGTACATTTGTGGATCTGGACTTCCCGCTGTTCCGCCTCGGTGAGGTTTACCTAATGTATGCCGAAGCTGTTGTGCGAGGTGGCAGTGGTGGCGATGTCAATACGGCTGTGAATTATATCAATCAGCTCCGGCAAAGAGCCTATCGTAACACCAGCGGGAATATCACTGCCAGTGACCTTACACCCGATTTCATCCTCGATGAAAGAGCCCGAGAACTTTACTGGGAAGCTATTCGCCGTACCGACCTGATCCGTTTCGGCAAATTCACTTCTTCCACGTACCTCTGGCCCTGGAAGGGAGGTGTGAAAAATGGTCAGGGTGTGGATGCCCATCTCAACCTGTATCCGATTTCAGCTGATGATATCATCGCCAATCCGCATCTCACCCAGAACCCTGGTTATTAA
- a CDS encoding SusC/RagA family TonB-linked outer membrane protein, whose protein sequence is MPDVLTPFWTHTCPPSCHARRVLVMPGWKALWLLVLGLSISVSSAWAQGRTVEGVVKDAQSGQPLPGVSVQIKGTASGTITNDQGAFQLSLPPGHDTLIFSYVGYSQKMVPVGQTSSPLQVALAQSAASLNELVVIGYGTQQKKDLTGSIATVNAKDFQQGVISTPDQLIQGKIPGVVITPSSGLPGAGGVIRIRGGASLNASNDPLIVIDGVPLANSGIAGSPNPLSLINPEDIESITVLKDASAAAIYGNRASNGVIIITTKKGIAGGKLAVNVNTVQSLSTKTKEVSVLNADQIRSIINQQGTAQQKALLGNANTNWQNEIYQTAFSSDNNLSFTGGIPGLPYRLSVGYLDQNGILKTGYLKRTSVDLSLTPSFFNHSLKATINLKGAYNNNRFANQAAIGDALRMDPTQPVYDPNSKFGGYFEWTDNQGNPNPQAPRNPVADLMLRSDKSTVKRSIGNIELDYNLPALPDLKAHLNAGYDISQGEGNVVIPAIAAMNYLQGGYRNHYQQYNRNELFDFYLNYTHTLPELKSHFDVTAGYEYQDFFRGSPSFPYLNEKGDTLPGAPLPDSSRHTLVSFYARLNYAFRDKYLLTATIRRDGSSRFSPANRWGNFPSVALAWRINQEGFLKDSRTVSDLKLRLGYGVTGQQEIGNDYPYLPIYTLSTTVAQYPFGNTFYQTYRAEAYDENIKWEQTATYNVGLDFGFLNQRINGSLDLYYKKTTNLLADITTPALGNLSNHVFTNIGSLGDRGIEFTVNATPVTTQKFTWNLNFNIAYNQNKILKLSNSADSAAQNQLVGHIAGGTGNTIQINTVGYPAYTFYVYKQVYDATGHPIEGVYEDVNNDPNNLFYRYKSPDPKVTLGFSSQFTYQRWTLSFVARADIGNYVYNNVLSTMDTYNSISNSLGYIGNASTDYLFTKFQNSQYFSDYYVENASFLRMDNITLGYNFGKIAHSDVQLAVNAFVQNAFVITKYRGVNPEVFGGIDGNVYPVPRTYALGLNIHF, encoded by the coding sequence ATGCCAGATGTTTTGACACCATTTTGGACTCATACCTGTCCCCCAAGCTGCCACGCCCGCCGGGTTTTGGTAATGCCTGGCTGGAAGGCCTTGTGGCTGCTGGTACTTGGGTTGAGTATTTCTGTTAGTAGTGCCTGGGCACAAGGCAGAACGGTGGAAGGTGTGGTAAAAGATGCCCAATCCGGGCAGCCTCTGCCCGGAGTATCTGTGCAGATCAAAGGCACAGCTTCGGGAACCATAACCAATGATCAGGGTGCTTTTCAATTGTCGCTGCCTCCGGGCCACGATACCCTGATTTTCTCTTATGTAGGATACTCCCAGAAAATGGTTCCTGTGGGTCAAACCAGTTCTCCCCTGCAGGTTGCCCTTGCTCAGTCGGCCGCTTCACTGAATGAGCTGGTGGTGATCGGTTACGGTACCCAGCAGAAAAAAGATCTGACGGGTTCCATTGCCACGGTGAATGCAAAAGATTTTCAGCAAGGTGTTATTTCCACGCCCGATCAGCTTATCCAGGGCAAAATTCCGGGTGTGGTCATCACCCCTTCCAGCGGATTGCCTGGTGCGGGTGGCGTGATCCGCATCCGCGGAGGAGCTTCTCTGAATGCCAGCAACGATCCGTTGATTGTGATTGATGGTGTGCCCCTGGCCAACAGTGGCATCGCCGGCTCTCCCAATCCGCTGAGCCTTATCAACCCGGAAGACATTGAATCTATTACCGTGCTGAAAGATGCCTCTGCCGCTGCGATTTACGGAAATCGTGCATCCAATGGCGTGATCATCATTACCACCAAAAAAGGCATAGCCGGAGGCAAACTCGCCGTGAATGTGAACACCGTACAATCTCTTTCCACAAAAACCAAGGAAGTGAGTGTGCTCAATGCCGACCAGATTCGCAGCATCATCAACCAGCAAGGTACTGCCCAGCAGAAAGCCCTGCTCGGTAATGCCAATACCAACTGGCAGAATGAAATTTATCAGACGGCTTTCAGCAGTGACAATAACTTGAGCTTTACGGGCGGTATTCCTGGCCTGCCTTATCGCCTTTCGGTGGGTTATCTGGATCAGAACGGTATCCTGAAAACGGGCTATCTGAAGCGTACCAGCGTGGATCTGAGCCTAACGCCCAGTTTCTTTAACCATAGCCTGAAAGCCACCATCAACCTGAAGGGCGCTTACAACAACAACCGTTTTGCTAACCAGGCCGCCATTGGAGATGCATTACGGATGGATCCCACGCAACCAGTATATGATCCCAACAGCAAATTTGGCGGCTATTTTGAATGGACCGATAATCAGGGCAATCCCAATCCACAGGCTCCCCGCAATCCCGTTGCAGACCTGATGCTGCGATCCGACAAAAGCACCGTGAAACGCAGCATTGGCAATATCGAATTAGACTATAACCTGCCAGCCCTCCCCGACCTGAAGGCTCATCTGAATGCCGGCTATGATATTTCCCAGGGAGAAGGCAACGTGGTAATTCCTGCCATTGCAGCTATGAATTATCTGCAGGGAGGTTACCGAAATCATTATCAGCAGTATAATCGCAACGAGCTGTTCGACTTTTACCTAAACTATACCCACACGCTGCCTGAGTTGAAAAGCCATTTTGATGTAACGGCAGGGTATGAATACCAGGATTTCTTCCGGGGTAGTCCTTCCTTTCCGTATCTGAATGAAAAAGGTGACACGCTGCCGGGAGCTCCTTTGCCCGACTCTTCGCGGCATACACTGGTATCGTTTTATGCCCGTCTGAACTATGCGTTCCGGGATAAATATCTGCTCACCGCCACCATCCGGCGTGATGGTTCTTCCCGGTTCAGTCCGGCCAACCGCTGGGGTAATTTCCCATCCGTAGCTTTGGCCTGGCGCATCAACCAGGAAGGTTTCCTGAAAGATTCCCGTACGGTTTCCGATCTGAAACTCAGGCTGGGATATGGAGTTACCGGACAGCAGGAAATCGGAAACGATTATCCGTATCTGCCCATTTATACCCTGAGTACCACTGTCGCACAATATCCGTTTGGCAATACTTTCTATCAAACCTATCGTGCCGAAGCTTATGATGAAAACATCAAATGGGAACAAACAGCTACCTACAATGTAGGGCTCGACTTTGGTTTCCTGAACCAACGCATCAATGGTAGCCTGGACTTGTATTACAAGAAAACCACCAATTTGCTGGCCGATATTACGACGCCGGCATTGGGCAACTTGAGCAACCATGTGTTCACCAATATCGGCAGCCTGGGAGACCGGGGAATTGAATTTACCGTGAATGCCACACCGGTCACCACCCAGAAATTTACCTGGAATCTGAATTTCAATATTGCTTACAACCAGAACAAGATCCTGAAACTTTCCAATTCGGCTGACTCAGCTGCCCAGAATCAGCTGGTAGGCCATATTGCAGGTGGTACGGGCAACACCATTCAGATCAACACCGTGGGTTATCCGGCCTATACCTTTTATGTGTACAAGCAGGTGTATGATGCCACCGGCCATCCCATTGAAGGTGTGTATGAAGACGTAAACAATGATCCCAATAATCTGTTTTACCGGTATAAATCACCCGATCCGAAGGTGACGCTTGGATTCAGCTCGCAGTTTACCTATCAGCGCTGGACTCTGTCGTTCGTAGCCCGCGCAGATATTGGCAATTATGTGTACAACAACGTGCTTTCTACCATGGATACCTACAACAGCATTTCCAATTCTTTGGGCTACATCGGCAATGCATCTACCGATTACCTGTTTACCAAATTCCAGAACAGCCAGTATTTCTCGGATTATTACGTGGAAAACGCATCGTTCCTGCGAATGGACAACATCACACTGGGCTATAATTTCGGCAAGATTGCACACAGCGATGTGCAGCTGGCTGTAAATGCCTTTGTACAAAACGCCTTTGTGATCACCAAATACCGCGGGGTGAATCCGGAAGTATTTGGAGGCATTGACGGAAATGTATATCCGGTTCCCCGGACGTATGCGCTGGGATTGAATATTCATTTTTAA